GACTAGGTGCTCACTCATCTTCAGATTCACCAGATGTATACCGTCCAAAAGGCGAATTTGAAGATAGAACACCTTATGAACCACTTATTAGACTAAAGGCTTATATGATTGAAAAAGGAATTTGAAGCGAAGAAAAACAGAATGCTTTAAATGAGGAGCAAGATAAACATATTGCTTCAGAATTTGCATGAGTAGAGCAAAATAAAAACTATGGAATTGAAGATATATTCAATTATCAATATTCTGAATTAACTGAAGATTTAAAAGAACAAATGGCTGAAGCAAAAGAATTTTTTGCTAAATATCCAGAATCTAAAGATGGAGGGCACCACTAATGGCAATTATAAATAATATTAAAGCAGTTACTGAAGCTTTAGATGTCGCTATGGAGCGTGATAAAAACGTTATTGTTTTTGGTGAGGATGTTGGTTTAGAAGGAGGGGTTTTTAGAGCTACTCAAGGTTTGCAACAAAAGTATGGAATTGAAAGAAGTTTTAATGCTCCAATCTCTGAAGCAATGTTTGCTGGAGTTGGTTTAGGAATGGCAATGAATGGTATGAAACCGGTTGTTGAATTACAATTTCAAGGATTGGGATTACCCGCACTTCAAAATGTTATTGCAAATATATCTCGTATGAGAAATAGAAGTCGTGGTAAATGAACTGCACCAATGGTAATTAGAATGCCTATGGGTGGGGGAATTAGAGCCTTAGAACACCATTCAGAAGCTTTGGAGGCAATTTTTGCCCACATTCCAGGTATAAAAACAGTTATGCCTTCAACACCTTATGATACAAAAGGTTTATTATTAGCGGCAATTGAATCACCAGATCCAATTATTGTTTTAGAACCAACAAAGTTATATCGTGCATTTAAACAAGAAGTTCCAGAAGGGTACTACACAGTTCCAATTGGAGAAGGTTACAAAATACAAGAAGGAAATGATTTAACAATTGTTACATATGGAGCTCAAACTGTAGATTGTATGAAAGCAATTGAATTAGTTAAATCAAGTCACCCTAATGCAACAATTGAATTAATTGATTTACGTTCAATTCAACCATGAGATAAGAAAATGGTTATTGAATCAGTTAAAAAAACAGGAAGATTATTAGTTGTTAGTGAAGCGGTTAGATCTTTTGGTGTTCCTGCTGAAATTATTACAACAGTTAATGAACATTGTTTTGATTCATTGAAGGCACCTTTATCAAGATGTACTGGATATGATGTTGTTATTCCTTATGACAGAGGAGAGGGTTTCCATCAAGTAAACCCACAGAAAGTTGTAGAAGCAATTAAAAAAGTGCTTGATTACAAATTTTAGTTAGAGAGGAATTGAAATAATATGTATAAAGTAAAATTTGCAGATATTGGAGAAGGGCTTACTGAAGGTAAAGTTGCAGAGGTTCTTGTTAAATTAGGACAAGAAATTAAAGAAGGAGATGCTTTGTTTTTTGTAGAGACTGACAAAGTTAACTCTGAAATTCCAGCACCGGTTGGTGGAAAAATATCTAAACTTTTAATTTCAGAAGGGCAAGAAATAAAAGTCGGCGATGTTGTTGTTGAAATTGATGATGGAAATGAAATGGTTGATGAAAAGCCTGCATCTACATCTAAGAATGAGCCAATCGAAGAAAACGCTTCAGTTGTTGGGTCAACACCGGTTTCCAACGACGTTATTGCTTCAAGAGCAACAACAAATATTGCTTCTGAAATTTCGAATGAAGGAATTAAAGCAACACCATTAGCTAGAAAAATCGCAGCAGATAAAAATCTAAACTTGTCAACAATAAAAGGGACTGGTCCTCATGGAAGAATTTTGGTAGCAGACTTGAATTCAGCACCTGTGGGATCAGTATCAAATTCAATTTTAAAATCAACTACAAAATCCGTTGATATTGATGCTCCTTTATCATGAGATTCAATTCCAATGAGTGGAATTAGAAAAGCAACCATTAAAGCTATGGTTAAATCACATTCAGAAAACGCTTCATTTACAGGAATGAAAAATATAAATATAACTCCTACATATGATATGCGTGCAAATCTAAAGGATTGATCTGAAAAAAATGGAATCAAATTAACATACTTAGCATTTGTTGTTAAAGCAGCAGCTAAAGTTTTAGAAGAAATGCCAAATATTAATGTTCGCATTGATGAGGCAAACAATGCCATCTTACAAATGCATAACATAAATATAGGTATTGCAGTGGATACTGAAAAAGGTCTGATGGTTCCTGTTATAAAGGGAGCAAACCATTTATCTATATTTGAAATTGCAAATAAAATAGGTGAGTTAGCTATGAAAGCCAGAGATGGTAAATTAGCTATGGCTGAAATGAAAGATGGAACTTTTACAGTTTCAAACTTCGGATCGGTTGGATTAGATTACGCAACACCAATTATAAATTCACCAGAATCTGCTATTTTAGGGGTTGGTACAATGACAAAAACTCCTATTTTTGTAAAAGATGAAATTAAAACGGGTTGAATCATGCCATTCTCAATGACATGTGATCACAGGATTATTGATGGTGGAGATGCAGGTAGATTTTTAATGAAGATTGAAAATTACCTAAGCAATCCAGCATTACTATTAATTTAAAAAGGGAGATGCAGGATGTATAAAGTAAAATTCGCAGATATTGGAGAAGGACTTACTGAAGGTAAAGTTGCAGAGGTTCTTGTTAAATTAGGACAAGAAATTAAAGAAGGAGATGCCTTGTTTTTTGTCGAGACCGACAAAGTTAACTCTGAAATTCCAGCACCAGTTGGTGGAAAAATAGCTAAACTTTTAATTTCAGAAGGACAAGAAATAAAAGTTGGCGATGTTGTTGTTGAAATTGATGATGGTAATGCAACAGTGGGCGAAAAGTCTTCTTCTGAAGAAGAAAATGCTTCAGTTGTTGGTTCAACACCCGTTTCTAATGATGTTATACCAAGTAGAGGTCCAGCACCCGTGCAACAAACCTCTAAATCAGAATCTGCTCCAATAAAACATACAGATATTGAAGAAAGTTTTGATGTTATTGTTATTGGTGCTGGTATTGGTGGATATGTTTCAGCAATTAAAACAGCTCAAATGGGATTAAAAACATTAATTATTGAGAAAAAATACTATGGTGGTGTTTGTTTAAATGTTGGGTGTATTCCAACAAAATCATTGTTAAGAACTGCTAAAGTTTTTGAAGATATAGTTCATAAAGCAGCAAACTTAGGAATTGATATGAAATCAAATGAAGAACCAAAAATTAATTGAGGAAAAGCACTTGAACGTAAAGATGGTGTTGTTAATAAATTAACTAGTGGGGTTCAAGCTTTACTGACTAAAAATGGTGTAAAGCAAATTATTGGAGAAGCTTCTGCTTTAGATAAAAATACTATTATTGTAAATGATAAGAAATATCACTGTGATAATTTAATTATTGCAAGTGGTTCAGTACCAAATGAATTACCATTACCTGGATTTGCTGAAGGAAGAGAGAGTGGATATTTAATTGATTCAACAAAAATTCTTTCTTTACCAAAAATACCAAAAGCTTTAACAGTTATTGGTGGAGGTGTTATAGGAATAGAGTTTGGTTGTTTATTTGCGGCCCTAGGAACTAAGGTTACTGTTGTTGAAGGAGCACCAAAAATTCTTCCTATGTTAGA
This genomic interval from Spiroplasma monobiae MQ-1 contains the following:
- a CDS encoding alpha-ketoacid dehydrogenase subunit beta, with product MAIINNIKAVTEALDVAMERDKNVIVFGEDVGLEGGVFRATQGLQQKYGIERSFNAPISEAMFAGVGLGMAMNGMKPVVELQFQGLGLPALQNVIANISRMRNRSRGKWTAPMVIRMPMGGGIRALEHHSEALEAIFAHIPGIKTVMPSTPYDTKGLLLAAIESPDPIIVLEPTKLYRAFKQEVPEGYYTVPIGEGYKIQEGNDLTIVTYGAQTVDCMKAIELVKSSHPNATIELIDLRSIQPWDKKMVIESVKKTGRLLVVSEAVRSFGVPAEIITTVNEHCFDSLKAPLSRCTGYDVVIPYDRGEGFHQVNPQKVVEAIKKVLDYKF
- a CDS encoding dihydrolipoamide acetyltransferase family protein, which codes for MYKVKFADIGEGLTEGKVAEVLVKLGQEIKEGDALFFVETDKVNSEIPAPVGGKISKLLISEGQEIKVGDVVVEIDDGNEMVDEKPASTSKNEPIEENASVVGSTPVSNDVIASRATTNIASEISNEGIKATPLARKIAADKNLNLSTIKGTGPHGRILVADLNSAPVGSVSNSILKSTTKSVDIDAPLSWDSIPMSGIRKATIKAMVKSHSENASFTGMKNINITPTYDMRANLKDWSEKNGIKLTYLAFVVKAAAKVLEEMPNINVRIDEANNAILQMHNINIGIAVDTEKGLMVPVIKGANHLSIFEIANKIGELAMKARDGKLAMAEMKDGTFTVSNFGSVGLDYATPIINSPESAILGVGTMTKTPIFVKDEIKTGWIMPFSMTCDHRIIDGGDAGRFLMKIENYLSNPALLLI
- the lpdA gene encoding dihydrolipoyl dehydrogenase codes for the protein MYKVKFADIGEGLTEGKVAEVLVKLGQEIKEGDALFFVETDKVNSEIPAPVGGKIAKLLISEGQEIKVGDVVVEIDDGNATVGEKSSSEEENASVVGSTPVSNDVIPSRGPAPVQQTSKSESAPIKHTDIEESFDVIVIGAGIGGYVSAIKTAQMGLKTLIIEKKYYGGVCLNVGCIPTKSLLRTAKVFEDIVHKAANLGIDMKSNEEPKINWGKALERKDGVVNKLTSGVQALLTKNGVKQIIGEASALDKNTIIVNDKKYHCDNLIIASGSVPNELPLPGFAEGRESGYLIDSTKILSLPKIPKALTVIGGGVIGIEFGCLFAALGTKVTVVEGAPKILPMLDQDVTTLMTKILKEKYKIEIFTNAKVKEVKGKSVIFEVDGKEQVIKSDYCLESIGRKTVTAGFDEIGLELSERKSIIANEYGETNIEGVYAIGDVTSKIMLAHVASHAGIVTANRIALKANKPDAHDLKMDYSKIPSCIYSHPEIAMIGKTEQQLKEEGVEYKTFKFPFAAIGKALADDDTTGFVKIICEPKYKTLLGAHIIGNRATDMISEFTTLIECEGTITELARAIHPHPTMSEAIGEAAEALESGKSLNL